A single window of Acetobacteraceae bacterium DNA harbors:
- the carB gene encoding carbamoyl-phosphate synthase large subunit — MPKRTDIKSILLIGAGPIVIGQGCEFDYSGAQACKALKEDGYRIILVNSNPATIMTDPDLADKTYIEPITAEFLTRIIEKERPDALLPTMGGQTALNAALELDRSGVLEKFGVELIGARGDVIDKAENRQKFREIMDEAGLSSPKSFTTHTLEDAQQKLSEIGLPVIIRPSFTLGGAGGGIAYNKAEFDEIVMSGLNASPTTEVLVEESVIGWKEYEMEVVRDIADNCIIVCSIENIDPMGVHTGDSITVAPALTLTDKEFQKMRDASLTVLRKIGIETGGSNVQFAINPKDGRMVVIEMNPRVSRSSALASKATGFPIAKIAAKLAVGYTLDELDNDITGTTPASFEPVIDYVVTKIPRFVFEKFPATPALLSTSMKSVGEIMSIGRNFAESLQKGLRSMETGLEGLDDLPAPKDGTLEDYLEALATPRPDRLLLIAQAFRAGVSFDQILGASQYDPWFLHQIQELVAKESEVKKNGLPKTEADWRHLKSLGFSDKRLATLCDLTEKDVREARYGFEVHPFYQSVDTCANEFDARTSYFYSSYEGNGASQGYTSLVREAEKHDKNRKKVIILGGGPNRIGQGIEFDYCCVHAAYALREAGYETIMVNCNPETVSTDYDTSDRLYFEPLTEEDVLEILRVEQKAGTLVGCLIQYGGQTPLKLSRALEEAGIPILGTSADAIDRAEDRERFSALLRKLDLKQPRNAIALNQQEVLDKAEDVGYPLVVRPSYVLGGRAMAIVHDRAGLKHYLTEVLDRAGKDVSSGPVLLDHYLNDAIEVDVDCIADGENAHVAGVMEHIEEAGIHSGDSACSLPPYSLSPALVTRLRSQTEDLAKELNVKGLMNVQYAIKDNEIYVLEVNPRASRTIPFVAKATNVAVAKIGALVMAGAKLSEFSLIPGAALPYISVKAPVFPFKRFAGVDTILGPEMRSTGEVMGRDVNFENAFAKAQLAANMRLPLSGNVLLSLKNEDKKELPFLAKKLIEMGFKVSATPGSADYLQEKNIPVQRMNKLFEQRPHCVDSIRSGEIQMVINTVSGRQASKDSFQIRQAALIMDVPNYTTLSGGKAAIYAIEALKKDNIDIAPLQE, encoded by the coding sequence ATGCCTAAACGTACAGATATTAAATCAATTCTCCTGATCGGTGCCGGCCCTATTGTTATCGGACAGGGCTGTGAGTTTGACTATTCCGGCGCTCAAGCCTGCAAAGCGCTCAAAGAAGACGGTTATCGCATTATTTTGGTGAACTCTAACCCAGCCACCATTATGACCGATCCTGATTTGGCGGATAAAACCTATATTGAACCCATCACGGCAGAGTTTTTAACCCGTATCATTGAAAAAGAAAGACCAGATGCGCTTTTACCGACAATGGGTGGACAAACAGCCTTAAATGCGGCTTTGGAGCTTGATCGTTCAGGGGTTTTGGAAAAATTTGGCGTCGAATTGATCGGTGCCCGTGGCGATGTCATTGACAAGGCTGAAAACCGTCAAAAATTCCGTGAAATTATGGATGAAGCCGGCCTTTCCAGCCCAAAAAGCTTTACCACCCATACGCTCGAAGATGCCCAGCAAAAACTTTCTGAAATCGGCTTGCCTGTTATTATTCGCCCCTCCTTCACCCTTGGCGGTGCCGGTGGTGGTATCGCATATAACAAGGCAGAATTTGATGAAATCGTCATGTCTGGCCTGAATGCCTCCCCAACAACGGAAGTCTTGGTTGAAGAATCCGTCATTGGCTGGAAAGAGTATGAGATGGAGGTCGTCCGTGACATCGCCGATAACTGCATCATTGTCTGCTCAATCGAAAATATTGACCCGATGGGCGTACATACAGGGGATTCCATTACCGTTGCCCCTGCCCTAACTTTAACGGACAAAGAATTTCAAAAAATGCGTGATGCGTCTTTGACCGTTTTGCGTAAAATTGGTATCGAAACGGGTGGCTCTAATGTGCAGTTTGCCATCAATCCAAAAGATGGCCGCATGGTTGTCATTGAGATGAACCCACGTGTTTCGCGTTCTTCTGCACTGGCTTCCAAAGCAACAGGCTTCCCCATTGCAAAAATTGCAGCCAAGCTAGCCGTTGGCTATACGCTCGATGAGCTGGATAATGATATTACCGGCACAACACCAGCAAGCTTCGAGCCTGTCATTGACTATGTTGTCACAAAAATTCCACGCTTTGTCTTTGAAAAATTCCCGGCAACACCGGCCCTGCTTTCCACCTCTATGAAATCGGTTGGGGAAATTATGTCCATTGGGCGTAATTTTGCGGAATCTCTTCAAAAGGGATTGCGCTCCATGGAAACAGGTCTCGAAGGTTTGGATGATCTTCCAGCGCCAAAAGACGGTACCTTGGAAGATTATCTTGAAGCTCTGGCAACGCCTCGTCCTGATAGATTGCTTTTGATTGCGCAAGCCTTCCGTGCGGGTGTCTCCTTCGATCAAATCTTAGGCGCAAGCCAATATGACCCTTGGTTCCTTCACCAAATCCAAGAACTGGTTGCCAAAGAATCCGAAGTTAAAAAGAACGGCCTGCCAAAAACGGAAGCAGACTGGCGTCATCTAAAATCACTTGGTTTTTCAGATAAACGCCTCGCCACCTTGTGCGACCTCACAGAAAAAGATGTCCGTGAGGCACGCTATGGCTTTGAGGTACATCCTTTTTATCAAAGCGTTGACACCTGTGCGAACGAGTTTGATGCCAGAACCTCTTACTTCTATTCCAGCTATGAAGGCAATGGCGCTTCCCAAGGCTATACTTCTTTAGTCAGAGAAGCAGAAAAGCATGATAAAAACCGTAAGAAAGTTATTATTCTGGGAGGTGGCCCCAACCGTATCGGTCAAGGCATTGAATTCGATTATTGCTGTGTTCATGCCGCCTATGCCCTTCGGGAAGCTGGCTATGAAACCATTATGGTCAACTGCAATCCAGAAACAGTTTCAACCGATTATGACACTTCTGACCGCCTTTATTTTGAACCGCTTACAGAAGAAGATGTCCTTGAAATCCTACGGGTTGAGCAAAAAGCAGGAACATTGGTCGGCTGTTTGATTCAATATGGCGGCCAAACACCGCTAAAGCTGTCCCGTGCCCTTGAGGAAGCCGGCATTCCTATTCTTGGAACCTCTGCCGATGCGATTGACCGTGCCGAAGACCGTGAGCGCTTCTCCGCTCTTTTACGCAAGCTTGACCTAAAACAGCCCAGAAATGCAATTGCCCTGAACCAGCAAGAAGTTCTCGATAAGGCAGAAGATGTCGGATATCCTTTGGTTGTCCGCCCCTCCTACGTCTTGGGCGGTCGTGCTATGGCCATTGTCCATGACCGTGCCGGTTTGAAACATTACCTCACAGAAGTCTTAGACCGTGCCGGGAAAGATGTCTCTTCCGGCCCTGTCTTGCTCGATCATTATCTCAATGATGCGATTGAGGTGGATGTCGATTGCATTGCCGATGGTGAAAACGCCCATGTGGCAGGGGTAATGGAACATATTGAGGAAGCTGGTATCCATTCTGGAGATTCCGCCTGCTCTTTACCGCCTTACAGCCTTTCTCCGGCGCTTGTGACACGTCTGCGTTCTCAAACAGAAGATCTTGCAAAAGAGCTTAATGTTAAGGGGCTGATGAATGTCCAATATGCGATTAAAGATAATGAAATCTATGTTCTTGAAGTCAATCCAAGAGCTTCCAGAACCATTCCATTTGTTGCCAAAGCAACCAATGTCGCCGTTGCAAAAATCGGTGCCTTGGTCATGGCAGGCGCAAAACTTTCTGAGTTTTCTCTCATTCCGGGAGCTGCCCTTCCTTATATCTCCGTGAAAGCCCCTGTTTTTCCGTTCAAACGTTTTGCAGGTGTCGATACAATTCTCGGCCCTGAAATGCGTTCAACGGGTGAAGTCATGGGACGGGATGTAAATTTCGAGAATGCATTTGCCAAAGCCCAGCTAGCCGCAAATATGCGCCTTCCACTTTCTGGAAATGTGCTGCTTTCTTTGAAGAATGAGGATAAGAAGGAATTGCCCTTCCTTGCGAAAAAATTGATTGAAATGGGCTTTAAAGTCAGTGCGACACCGGGGAGCGCAGATTATCTCCAAGAAAAAAATATTCCTGTTCAACGCATGAATAAACTCTTTGAGCAACGTCCTCACTGTGTTGATTCAATCCGGTCTGGCGAAATCCAGATGGTCATCAATACCGTTTCAGGGCGTCAGGCCTCAAAAGACAGTTTCCAAATCCGCCAAGCGGCTTTGATTATGGATGTGCCCAACTATACGACTCTTTCAGGGGGTAAAGCGGCAATTTATGCGATTGAGGCTTTGAAAAAAGACAATATCGACATCGCACCCTTGCAGGAATAA
- the carA gene encoding glutamine-hydrolyzing carbamoyl-phosphate synthase small subunit, which yields MSSSSASSCTTQDASLDALIAPHGATAALLLQNGDIFWGKGYGAQVITDPAELCFCTATTGYQETLTDPSFRKQIITFTFPHIGNTGINSFDNEASHISALGLVTKELPTPPSSWRSEKTLPEWLIEQSRPGIAGIDTRRLVTLLRQKGPQNAIIAFPADGKFDLKEAFKKLKAWEGLESQELAADAAGESRKWSEGKWQEPLPEHSDPKIRVVALDFGAKDNILRSLVSAGADVHVVPGTTRLEEIKALNPDGIFLSNGPGDPEATAKYAVPLIQALFKLNLPIFGICMGHQLLARALGGKTYRLSQGHRGTNHPVKELTTGRVEITSQNHGFAVDPESLPKGVAPTHISLFDGSNEGLEVSGKNIFSVQYHPEASPGPSDAGHLFEKFMTMIRQNLSKNTSK from the coding sequence ATGTCCTCCTCTTCTGCTTCTTCCTGTACCACACAGGATGCCTCTCTTGATGCCCTCATTGCGCCGCATGGGGCAACGGCTGCGCTTCTCTTGCAAAATGGCGATATTTTCTGGGGAAAAGGTTATGGTGCCCAAGTCATTACCGACCCTGCTGAACTTTGTTTTTGCACTGCCACGACAGGTTATCAAGAAACTTTAACCGACCCTTCCTTTCGTAAGCAGATTATTACTTTTACGTTCCCCCACATTGGCAATACGGGCATTAACAGCTTTGATAACGAGGCCAGCCATATCAGTGCGCTGGGACTAGTGACCAAAGAGCTTCCTACCCCGCCCTCTAGCTGGCGTTCTGAAAAAACCCTTCCGGAATGGCTGATAGAGCAAAGCCGCCCCGGTATTGCCGGAATTGACACAAGAAGACTTGTCACCCTTTTACGTCAAAAAGGTCCCCAAAATGCCATCATCGCCTTTCCCGCAGATGGAAAATTCGATCTCAAAGAGGCCTTTAAAAAATTAAAAGCATGGGAGGGACTGGAAAGCCAGGAGCTCGCAGCAGATGCTGCCGGTGAAAGCCGCAAATGGTCTGAAGGCAAATGGCAAGAGCCGCTTCCAGAACATTCTGATCCGAAAATTCGTGTTGTTGCGCTGGATTTTGGTGCTAAAGACAATATCCTGCGTTCCCTCGTTTCCGCCGGTGCCGATGTGCATGTCGTTCCCGGTACGACCCGTTTAGAAGAAATTAAAGCGCTAAATCCAGATGGGATTTTTCTTTCCAATGGCCCCGGCGATCCAGAGGCAACGGCCAAATATGCCGTGCCGCTGATCCAAGCGCTTTTTAAGCTTAATCTGCCAATTTTCGGGATCTGTATGGGGCATCAGCTTCTCGCCCGTGCGTTAGGCGGTAAAACCTATCGCCTCAGCCAAGGACATCGTGGCACAAACCATCCCGTCAAAGAACTGACAACAGGCAGAGTCGAGATCACCAGCCAAAATCATGGTTTTGCCGTTGATCCGGAAAGCCTTCCTAAAGGGGTTGCTCCAACCCATATCAGTTTGTTTGATGGCTCAAATGAGGGGCTGGAAGTTTCAGGAAAAAATATTTTCTCTGTCCAATATCATCCAGAAGCAAGCCCCGGGCCAAGCGATGCAGGGCATCTCTTTGAAAAATTCATGACGATGATCCGTCAAAACCTTTCAAAAAACACTTCTAAGTAA
- the greA gene encoding transcription elongation factor GreA produces the protein MQKMPITPEGLRRLEDELRHLKSEERPAVIKAIAEAREHGDLSENAEYHAAREKQSFIEGRVAQLEGLISSAEVIDPSMTTGTRIRFGAHIEVADEETGKEQSFQIVGVPEADIKVGRISISSPIARALIGKDEGDSATVPAPGGDKSYEIIKVTYR, from the coding sequence GTGCAGAAAATGCCCATCACCCCTGAAGGTTTGCGTCGTCTTGAAGATGAACTTCGGCATTTAAAAAGCGAAGAACGCCCTGCCGTGATCAAAGCGATCGCAGAGGCACGTGAACATGGCGACCTCTCTGAAAACGCAGAATATCACGCCGCACGTGAAAAACAGTCGTTCATTGAAGGACGTGTCGCTCAACTTGAGGGCCTTATCAGCTCTGCCGAAGTGATTGACCCCTCTATGACAACCGGTACACGCATCCGCTTTGGTGCCCATATTGAAGTTGCGGACGAAGAGACCGGTAAAGAGCAATCTTTCCAAATTGTTGGTGTTCCAGAGGCGGATATTAAAGTCGGCCGTATTTCGATTTCTTCCCCCATTGCCAGAGCATTGATTGGAAAAGACGAGGGCGACAGCGCCACTGTTCCTGCACCGGGCGGCGACAAATCTTATGAAATTATTAAAGTTACCTATCGCTGA
- a CDS encoding sel1 repeat family protein — MIFRRKFLTLRPLNQKIFIFSTFLMSILPADRSCAKETSDPQSLNALHILQERAESGNAKAQYALGHIYSHGLGVQQDDVKAIEWIEKAAFQGNAYAEDALGLAYAGGMRGKKQDYTQAKEWFEKSAAQNDAYGQAHLGHAYARGAGIKKDCDQALYWLEKAARRTWANDEGEELLANLYEDGVCVERNLDVAADLYQKSCKQENEDGCAGYERVKAAQK; from the coding sequence ATGATATTTAGGAGAAAATTTTTGACCTTACGTCCCCTAAATCAAAAAATTTTTATTTTCTCTACTTTTCTTATGAGCATCCTGCCAGCCGATCGCTCTTGTGCCAAAGAAACCTCTGACCCCCAGAGTTTAAATGCGCTCCATATTTTGCAGGAACGGGCAGAGAGCGGAAATGCCAAAGCGCAATATGCTCTTGGTCATATTTATTCGCACGGCCTTGGCGTTCAACAAGATGATGTCAAAGCCATTGAATGGATTGAAAAAGCTGCCTTTCAAGGAAACGCCTATGCAGAAGATGCTTTAGGTCTTGCTTATGCCGGCGGCATGCGAGGTAAAAAGCAAGATTATACCCAAGCCAAGGAATGGTTTGAGAAGTCCGCAGCCCAGAATGATGCCTACGGGCAGGCACATCTAGGACACGCCTATGCCCGGGGCGCTGGTATTAAAAAAGACTGCGATCAAGCGCTCTACTGGCTGGAAAAGGCAGCGCGTCGAACATGGGCCAATGATGAGGGCGAAGAGCTTTTGGCCAATCTCTATGAAGATGGCGTGTGTGTCGAAAGAAATCTTGATGTCGCCGCCGATCTCTATCAGAAATCCTGCAAACAGGAGAACGAAGATGGCTGTGCCGGTTACGAAAGAGTCAAAGCAGCCCAAAAATAA